The Winogradskyella schleiferi genome has a window encoding:
- the hisC gene encoding histidinol-phosphate transaminase: MFDLKTLVRPNILGLKPYSSARDEFKGNEGVFLDANENPFGTLNRYPNSDQKLLKEKLSQYNGIASKNIFIGNGSDEIIDLIYRIFCTPGKDKALTFTPTFGMYQVAADINAIELITLPLNDEFQINTDNLKPYFKDETLKLIFICSPNNPTGNCFNESDIEFILQNFNGMVIIDEAYADFSDKLSWSQSIETYPNLIVTQTFSKAWALAAARIGIAYASQEVIKLLNKVKMPYNISKLNETAAIEAIENRTTFEANKQIILEEKEKLIQALQKMDIIKKIYPSDANFLLVEVDDADHIYLNLVEQKVITRNRNSLVKNSIRITVGKPEENEKLIKSLLSISKS, translated from the coding sequence ATGTTTGATTTAAAAACTTTAGTTCGACCAAATATTTTAGGACTTAAACCCTATTCAAGTGCTCGCGATGAATTTAAAGGTAACGAAGGTGTGTTTTTAGATGCCAATGAAAATCCCTTCGGCACCTTAAATCGCTATCCAAATTCAGACCAAAAATTACTAAAAGAAAAGCTATCTCAATATAATGGAATTGCTAGTAAAAACATCTTTATAGGTAATGGTAGCGATGAGATTATCGACTTAATTTATCGTATTTTTTGTACTCCTGGAAAAGATAAAGCACTCACGTTTACACCAACATTTGGTATGTATCAAGTCGCTGCAGATATCAATGCTATTGAATTAATAACGCTTCCGCTAAATGACGAATTTCAGATTAATACAGATAATTTGAAACCCTATTTTAAGGATGAAACTCTCAAGCTCATTTTTATCTGTTCGCCAAATAATCCTACCGGAAATTGTTTTAACGAATCTGATATTGAATTTATATTACAGAATTTTAACGGTATGGTGATTATTGATGAAGCCTATGCTGATTTTAGTGACAAGCTTTCTTGGAGTCAATCCATTGAAACGTATCCAAATCTAATTGTCACGCAAACCTTCAGTAAAGCTTGGGCCTTGGCGGCTGCACGAATCGGAATTGCCTATGCTAGCCAAGAAGTTATTAAACTATTGAACAAAGTAAAAATGCCATACAACATTAGTAAACTGAATGAAACTGCAGCTATTGAAGCCATAGAAAATCGAACAACTTTTGAAGCCAACAAGCAAATTATTCTTGAAGAAAAAGAGAAGTTAATTCAAGCATTGCAAAAAATGGACATCATAAAGAAAATATATCCTTCGGATGCGAACTTTTTGTTAGTTGAAGTTGACGATGCCGATCATATATATTTGAATTTAGTGGAACAAAAAGTGATTACTCGGAACCGGAATAGCTTGGTAAAAAACAGTATTAGAATTACAGTTGGGAAACCTGAAGAGAATGAGAAATTGATAAAAAGCCTTTTATCAATTTCGAAATCCTGA